Proteins from a single region of Juglans microcarpa x Juglans regia isolate MS1-56 chromosome 5S, Jm3101_v1.0, whole genome shotgun sequence:
- the LOC121267922 gene encoding uncharacterized protein LOC121267922, whose amino-acid sequence MPRVEIDEALLCSKREIEAHSSIQISKPREISPPSLARLASPSSAQRHPATPSLCPANPVTLLRLPSATTPEAWFFLSPRASVSHTSYLSLRLGSYFLSLGDSKPQLLVEAPKASNAILFYKAAFGAEELGRTMHPKRKADQELPLILSTQLKLDGSTFLVSDLTDDSTAPCLVHCLGVGLPSLFR is encoded by the exons ATGCCGAGGGTGGAAATTGATGAGGCGCTTTTATGCTCTAAGAGGGAGATAG AGGCCCATTCGtccattcaaatttcaaaacccCGCGAAATATCTCCTCCCTCCCTCGCCCGCCTCGCGTCACCTTCCTCTGCCCAACGCCACCCGGCGACGCCCTCTCTCTGTCCAGCGAACCCAGTTACGCTCCTCCGTCTGCCCAGTGCCACCACTCCAGAGGCTTggttctttctctctcctaggGCTAGCGTTTCACACACTTCTTACCTCTCTCTGAGGCTTGGTTCGTATTTTCTGTCCCTCGGAGATTCAAAGCCACAGCTGCTTGTGGAGGCTCCCAAGGCGAGCAACGCCATTCTGTTCTACAAGGCTGCGTTCGGCGCTGAGGAGCTCGGCCGTACCATGCACCCCAAGCGCAAAGCCGATCAAGAGctccctctcattctctctaCTCAGTTGAAGCTCGATGGCTCCACCTTTCTCGTCTCTGACCTCACTGATGACTCTACTGCTCC GTGTTTAGTGCATTGTCTTGGAGTTGGTCTTCCAAGTCTCTTCAGGTAA
- the LOC121268317 gene encoding RING-H2 finger protein ATL70-like, producing the protein MNSTAGSGGLLDNIGGLGYGIGISIGILLLITTITLASFYCTRADQPTEPARSRRTAPQVIESQNYVVDVGLDEATILSYPKLLYSEAKSKKKDSTATCCSICLADYKSSDMLRLLPDCGHLFHLKCVDPWLRLHPTCPVCRTSPMPTPLSTPLAEVVPLASRRD; encoded by the coding sequence ATGAACAGCACAGCAGGTTCAGGTGGACTTCTCGACAACATCGGAGGATTAGGCTATGGCATCGGAATTTCGATCGGAATCCTCCTGCTTATCACGACCATCACCCTGGCTTCTTTTTACTGCACCAGGGCAGACCAACCAACAGAACCGGCAAGAAGTCGGAGGACTGCTCCTCAGGTAATCGAATCACAAAACTATGTTGTCGATGTTGGACTGGATGAGGCCACCATCCTGAGTTATCCAAAGCTGCTCTACTCCGAGGCTAAGAGCAAGAAGAAAGATTCCACAGCCACATGCTGCTCCATATGTTTAGCAGATTACAAGAGTAGCGATATGCTCCGGCTGCTGCCTGATTGTGGGCATCTCTTCCACCTCAAGTGTGTTGACCCGTGGCTGCGTCTGCACCCCACCTGTCCGGTTTGTAGAACATCTCCAATGCCAACACCCCTCTCGACACCTCTGGCCGAGGTGGTTCCATTGGCAAGCAGGAGGGATTGA
- the LOC121268316 gene encoding uncharacterized protein LOC121268316: protein MATTSFVTITMMAMAAVFVGASDNNRIHSPCSDTTVARSDGFTFAIAFASRNSFLYNSTLQLSPCDSRLHLSSKSQIALFRPKVDEISLLTVNSSFTPDSFGYMVAFAGRKYAARSVPTFVANSSYTVTSFTLVLEFQKGRLQNLYWKRDGCSKCSGNSNFVCLNNQHCAIKTSSCKNHGSTVDCSLGIQLAFSGTDKHLSALNSWYEVEKLRQYSLYGLYSNLKDSLTSQYNKIF from the exons ATGGCGACGACGTCGTTTGTGACGATTACTATGATGGCTATGGCGGCGGTTTTCGTCGGAGCGAGCGACAACAACCGGATACACTCGCCGTGCTCGGACACGACGGTGGCAAGATCCGACGGGTTCACTTTCGCGATCGCGTTCGCGTCGAGGAACTCGTTCCTCTACAACAGCACCCTCCAGCTGTCCCCCTGTGACAGCAGGCTTCACCTTTCCTCCAAGTCTCAGATCGCGCTCTTCAGGCCCAAGGTCGACGAGATCTCACTCCTCACCGTCAACTCCTCCTTCACTCCG GACTCTTTTGGGTATATGGTTGCATTTGCGGGTCGGAAATATGCTGCAAGGTCTGTTCCTACGTTTGTTGCGAATAGTTCATACACCGTAACCAGCTTTACTCTT GTGCTTGAGTTTCAGAAGGGCAGGCTGCAAAACTTGTATTGGAAAAGGGATGGTTGCTCCAAATGTTCAGGAAACTCTAACTTTGTCTGTCTCAACAATCAGCATTGCGCAATCAAAACATCCAGCTGCAAGAACCATGGATCCACTGTAGATTGCAGTCTTGGGATACAATTAGCATTCTCTGGTACAGATAAGCACCTTTCAGCTCTCAACTCATGGTATGAAGTGGAAAAACTTCGTCAGTACTCGCTTTATGGTCTTTATTCAAATCTCAAGGATTCTCTCACTAGCCAGTATAACAAGATTTTCTAA